The window GTTCATTTATATAATACTTTTGTTGCTTACCATATTCATAGGTGCGGACTTAAGTCCGCACCTATGAATATTTGAGCGGTAGATTTTAAACAATAAATGAATCCTGCTAAAAAATCAGAACCTTAATAAATCGTAATAGCAATTTTTCACGATAAGCGATACGTAAGACTTTGCTTAGGCAAAGTTAATGTCCTACTTACATCTCTAATTTATTCACCTTATTCATCATTTGTACACCGTGGACTAGTGTAGCGCCTCCTTGAATTGCTCCAGCAACATGTACAGCTTCCATCATTTCTTCTTTAGTAATACCTCTTTTTAGGCCATCGCTCGTATATGCATCAATACAATAAGGGCAGTGTACAGTATGTGAAACAGCTAAAGCGATAAGGGATTTTTCTCTAGCTGTTAAAGCTCCTTCTTCAAATACTTTACCGTAGTAATCAAAAAACTTCTCTCCTAGTTCTTCACTCCATTCTGTTATTTTACCAAATTTTTTAAGATCCTTAGGATCGTAATATGTCTTTTGCATGTTTTATTTTTTTTTAAAAATCTAAAGTAC is drawn from Nonlabens dokdonensis DSW-6 and contains these coding sequences:
- a CDS encoding arsenosugar biosynthesis-associated peroxidase-like protein encodes the protein MQKTYYDPKDLKKFGKITEWSEELGEKFFDYYGKVFEEGALTAREKSLIALAVSHTVHCPYCIDAYTSDGLKRGITKEEMMEAVHVAGAIQGGATLVHGVQMMNKVNKLEM